The [Clostridium] colinum genome includes the window ATTATCTATTACTGTAACAGGAGATAAACCAGCACAGTTTGAGCTTTATATAGACGGTAAGCTTATTGGTACAGAAATTAAAAACTTTAATTAATTTATATATTAGTGGTATTTAGCATTATTAATAGTGTTAAATATCACTATTTATTTAGTAATAAACATTTATTAATATCATAAAATAATATTTGAAATAACGTATGAAAAAAGATTGTTTATTTATACAAAGGATAAATAACCTAGAAATCTAGCTTTTTACATAATTTCAGGCAAAGTCTAGTTTTGTGATTAAAATTTTTATATAAAGTATAAAAATGAAAAAAATTAATCAAAAATATTTTGTTTTCAGCATGTAGTATTTAATATTTATTTTTTGAGGTGTAATATGTTAAAGCAAGATGATTTTAATTATTTAGAAAAAAAATTAAGTTTTTGGAGTAAAATTACCCCAGAAGAGCAAGAACAAATATTAAAAGAATCAATAAATAAAAAATATAAAAAAGATGAAAATATATATAATCCAACTAAAGAATGTTTAGGCATTATTTTAATAAAAAAGGGAGAGCTTAGGTCTTATATTTTATCTGAAGAAGGAAAAGAAGTAACATTATATCGTTTAAAAGAGGGTGATATTTGTGTTCTTTCATCATCTTGTATACTAAATAATATAACATTTGATGTTTATATCGATTGTGAGAAAAATACAGAGGTAATTATTATAAATTCTATTTTATTTTCAGAATTAGTAAATAAAAATGTATATGTAGAAAATTTTATATTAAAAAATACAGTAGATAAATTTTCTAATGTAATGTGGACAATAGAACAAATTTTATTTATGAAATTTGATACTCGTCTTGCTATATTTTTATTAGATGAATCAACAAAATTAGGTACAAATAACATAAAAATTACTCATCAACAAATAGCAAAATATATTGGAAGTGCCAGAGAGGTAGTATCTCGTATGTTAAAGTATTTTGAACAAGAAGATATTGTAAAATTATCTCGTGGCACTATAAAAATTATTGATAAAGAAAAATTAAAAAAATTGATTTAAAATTATTTAAGCTTCATTTTTATATTTTATTTTACATATAAGCTGTGTCATAGTCCCCATAGGGCAATAAACACACCAAGAATTAGGCTTAAATAATATCATTGTAATAAATCCTAATACAGAGGAAGTTAGCATAACGCTATAAAACCCAAATGCAAATTGTGCTATCCAAGGAGAAACATTAGCATTATAAGCCCAGTGCCACGGAAGCTTAATAGTCCAGAGCAATGTTACAAACTGTTTTAGACTATTAGCACCAGAAAACACTAGATAAGTTGTAAATAACATATTAATAAACATTAGCATAAAAAATGTTAAAAAGCCGTATCTAAACCATTTTTTACGTAAAAACTTAGGAATAGGTTTATTTCTTGATAATTTTAATTTTGTACCTAAAAGGTTAAATAATTGTCCTCTACCACAATAATTGTTGCAATAGCCTTTTTCTTTTCCAAAAATAGACATTAATAACGGTATAAAAAAACATAACAATCCAAACCAAGCAAATAAAATATTAAAAAATCCTAGAATTAAATAAATAACAGATACAATCCATAAATAATCATACCATTTTTTACTTTTATTCATTTTTAAACCTCCACTTCTATTAATTCTATAACATTTGCAGGGCAAATAAAAATACATTTTTTACACCCTACACATAAATTTTCATCAACTTGAGAATACATACCTCTTTTTATAGAAATAGCACCTCGGGGGCAAACTTTTTTGCAACGTCCGCAAGCTACACATTCTTCTTTTAAAACTTTAGCCTTTTTTTTAATCATAAAAACACTCCTTGAAATATAGATTGAGTATATTATAATAAAATATATTAATTTTATCTGTGATTAAATCACAAAATAGAAAAAATGATGTTTAACTTGACAAAAAAATATATAATGATATAATAAAAAATAATTTTTTAGATTTATGGAAAAAATAAATAGTGAGGTGATAAAATGGTTTTAATAGAACAGCTTGTTAAAACATATGGTGAGGGAGAAAATGCTGTAAATGCACTAAAAGGAATAGATTTACACATAGAAAAAGGAGAAATTTTTGGCATAATAGGACTTAGTGGAGCAGGCAAAAGCTCTCTTGTAAGATGTTTAAATCTATTAGAAAAACCTACAAGTGGTAGCATAAAAATAGATGGCGAAGACATAATAAAACTATCTAAAAAGCAACTTAGACAATCTAGAAAAAAAATCGGTATGGTTTTTCAACACTTCAACCTTTTAATGAACTCTACTATTTATGAAAATGTAGCTTTTCCAATGCGTATAGATAATAAACCTAAAGATTATATTGATAAAAGAGTGAAAGAGCTTTTAGACCTTGTAGGACTCTTAGATAAAAAAGATATGTATCCGTCTATGTTATCTGGTGGGCAAAAACAAAGAGTTGGTATAGCTAGAGCAATAGCTAATAACCCTAATATTATTATATGTGATGAAGCAACAAGTGCTTTAGACCCTGAAACGACAAAAGCTATATTAAGCCTTTTAAAAGATATAAACAAAAAATTAGGTATTACAATTATTATAATAACTCATGAAATGGACGTTATAAAGCATATTTGCAATAGAGTAGCTATATTAGAAAAAGGTAAAATAGCCGAATGTGGCTTAGTATCAGAAGTATTTGTAAATCCAAAAACACAAATAGCAAAAAGCTTTTTTGATTCGGTAGACGTTAAGCTAGAAAATGACATTTATCAAAAGGCATTAGATGGTAACGGTATCGTTATAAAAGGAATATTTATAGGAGAAACGTCTACGGCTCCTTATATATCTAAAATGATAACTAAATATAACGTAGAAGCATCTATCTTACTTGGTAATATTCAACATATGGATGACACATTAATAGGTACTCTTGTTATAA containing:
- a CDS encoding Crp/Fnr family transcriptional regulator — its product is MLKQDDFNYLEKKLSFWSKITPEEQEQILKESINKKYKKDENIYNPTKECLGIILIKKGELRSYILSEEGKEVTLYRLKEGDICVLSSSCILNNITFDVYIDCEKNTEVIIINSILFSELVNKNVYVENFILKNTVDKFSNVMWTIEQILFMKFDTRLAIFLLDESTKLGTNNIKITHQQIAKYIGSAREVVSRMLKYFEQEDIVKLSRGTIKIIDKEKLKKLI
- a CDS encoding 4Fe-4S binding protein, giving the protein MNKSKKWYDYLWIVSVIYLILGFFNILFAWFGLLCFFIPLLMSIFGKEKGYCNNYCGRGQLFNLLGTKLKLSRNKPIPKFLRKKWFRYGFLTFFMLMFINMLFTTYLVFSGANSLKQFVTLLWTIKLPWHWAYNANVSPWIAQFAFGFYSVMLTSSVLGFITMILFKPNSWCVYCPMGTMTQLICKIKYKNEA
- a CDS encoding methionine ABC transporter ATP-binding protein, whose protein sequence is MVLIEQLVKTYGEGENAVNALKGIDLHIEKGEIFGIIGLSGAGKSSLVRCLNLLEKPTSGSIKIDGEDIIKLSKKQLRQSRKKIGMVFQHFNLLMNSTIYENVAFPMRIDNKPKDYIDKRVKELLDLVGLLDKKDMYPSMLSGGQKQRVGIARAIANNPNIIICDEATSALDPETTKAILSLLKDINKKLGITIIIITHEMDVIKHICNRVAILEKGKIAECGLVSEVFVNPKTQIAKSFFDSVDVKLENDIYQKALDGNGIVIKGIFIGETSTAPYISKMITKYNVEASILLGNIQHMDDTLIGTLVIKITGEDENINNAINYLKENNVLVEEVHYEY
- a CDS encoding ATP-binding protein; this encodes MIKKKAKVLKEECVACGRCKKVCPRGAISIKRGMYSQVDENLCVGCKKCIFICPANVIELIEVEV